In Campylobacter vulpis, a genomic segment contains:
- a CDS encoding DpnII family type II restriction endonuclease, with amino-acid sequence MKKYEIVITKNSFYFSNNEFEENYEANTINLLKTLLLHLQNEVKNKGCIESVFVEFLQNNEFGLESLLVLNGIANENLKRIITIARIVNDKDLSTLLYLHEWNDTNNNNDVKEWGDKKIKTLIRKNESFAKGLINLFFKGSSNPFLAKTLPLFELQKLNFLKINFEPIAMLDTLVRYRQKGSYSGAMQNNRESSIKGILNELNMPFENGDLPLLSKNENLNKRTMDFIIPNKQNPKIIIESSFLSTTSSGQGDKAKTEIIVGKLIKQYYPQAIFVGFVDGIGWYVRKQDLQRMVEAYDEVFTFRNDELERFKIFLQKRLAQ; translated from the coding sequence ATGAAAAAATATGAAATTGTAATTACTAAAAATTCCTTTTATTTCTCAAATAATGAGTTTGAAGAGAATTATGAAGCAAATACTATAAATCTTTTAAAAACTCTGCTTTTGCATTTGCAAAATGAAGTGAAAAATAAAGGTTGCATTGAAAGTGTCTTTGTAGAATTTTTACAAAATAATGAATTTGGCTTAGAATCTCTGCTTGTGTTAAATGGTATAGCAAATGAAAATTTAAAACGCATTATTACTATAGCAAGAATTGTAAATGACAAAGATTTATCAACGCTTTTATACTTGCACGAGTGGAATGATACAAACAATAACAACGATGTTAAAGAATGGGGTGATAAAAAAATAAAAACGCTCATTAGAAAAAATGAATCTTTTGCAAAAGGCTTAATCAATCTGTTTTTTAAAGGCTCATCAAATCCATTTCTAGCGAAAACACTGCCCTTATTTGAATTGCAAAAACTTAATTTTTTAAAAATCAATTTTGAACCTATTGCTATGCTTGATACTCTTGTGCGTTATAGGCAAAAAGGCTCTTATAGCGGTGCAATGCAGAATAATCGAGAATCTAGTATTAAAGGAATTTTAAACGAACTTAATATGCCCTTTGAAAATGGTGATTTACCGCTATTAAGCAAAAATGAGAATCTAAATAAACGCACAATGGACTTTATTATTCCAAATAAACAAAATCCTAAAATCATTATAGAATCTTCATTTTTAAGCACAACAAGTTCAGGGCAGGGCGACAAAGCAAAAACAGAAATTATTGTGGGAAAACTTATTAAGCAATATTATCCACAAGCTATTTTTGTAGGCTTTGTTGATGGCATAGGCTGGTATGTGAGAAAGCAAGATTTACAAAGAATGGTTGAAGCTTATGACGAAGTTTTTACCTTTAGAAATGATGAATTAGAACGCTTTAAAATTTTCTTACAAAAAAGGTTGGCTCAATGA
- a CDS encoding DNA-methyltransferase produces the protein MNVLPINEVLQGDCLELLAKIPSGSIDCVFADPPFNLKKKYNSHKDKLLETEYLEWCQAWISECVRVLKDDGFIFLHNIPKWLTFYAGFLNEIAIFRHWISWEAMTAPMGKTLQPAHYGILFYSKGEAKNRFKEVRYPHKRDRRGVLFKDYGGKKNILHPFGPLCSDVWSDIHRIRHTKNRDNHPCQLPLHLLERIILMSSEKGDIILDPFLGTGTTALAAKRLDRNFIGFEKDSEYCGIAKAKIEAEKFVSKAGDFYVSFHLNEIITLRECDWNGLKNYFELPYNPKDIDTFKIKLKTKERLGPNLFDDLLVLEA, from the coding sequence ATGAATGTGTTGCCTATAAACGAAGTTTTACAGGGCGATTGCTTAGAATTATTGGCAAAGATTCCAAGCGGAAGTATAGATTGTGTGTTTGCTGACCCTCCTTTTAATTTAAAGAAAAAATACAACTCTCATAAAGATAAGCTTTTGGAAACTGAGTATTTAGAGTGGTGTCAGGCTTGGATAAGTGAATGTGTGCGTGTGCTAAAAGATGATGGCTTTATATTTTTACACAATATCCCAAAATGGCTTACTTTTTATGCAGGATTTCTTAATGAAATAGCTATTTTTCGGCATTGGATAAGCTGGGAAGCAATGACTGCTCCTATGGGTAAAACTTTGCAACCTGCTCATTATGGAATCTTATTTTACTCTAAAGGGGAAGCAAAAAATCGCTTTAAGGAAGTTCGTTATCCACACAAAAGGGATAGGCGGGGCGTTTTATTTAAGGATTATGGGGGTAAGAAAAATATTTTACACCCATTTGGTCCCCTCTGCTCTGATGTGTGGAGTGATATTCATAGAATCCGCCACACCAAAAATAGAGATAATCACCCCTGTCAATTACCCCTACATTTGCTAGAGCGCATTATTTTAATGAGTAGTGAAAAGGGGGATATTATCCTAGACCCATTTTTAGGCACAGGCACAACCGCTCTAGCTGCAAAAAGATTGGATAGAAATTTTATAGGGTTTGAAAAAGATAGCGAGTATTGTGGTATAGCAAAAGCGAAAATTGAAGCGGAGAAATTTGTTTCAAAAGCGGGAGATTTTTATGTAAGTTTTCATTTAAATGAAATTATTACCTTAAGAGAATGTGATTGGAATGGACTTAAAAATTACTTTGAGCTTCCATACAATCCAAAGGATATAGATACATTTAAGATAAAATTAAAAACTAAAGAGAGATTGGGACCAAATTTGTTTGATGATTTATTGGTATTGGAAGCATAA
- a CDS encoding DNA methyltransferase family protein, with amino-acid sequence MTKPTHLSTKEQINLGSFYTADFLVNEVYIMLKKHIDSKNYVLLDSSCGSGNFLHAEAILKSGFAKDSFSKIIGADIDKMALHIAKRTLDSKVILLHKNALHNVARENFATTQTDRLIIVGNPPYNDRTSIVQNHLKNKDSIQIDSALQHRDMGISFLRSYERLKADFICVLHPLSYLIKRTNFSALKDFVKAYKLIGSTIISSQIFCKDSKGYFPIIIALYKRDSRGMDYDYICNFNFKTIDGKEFSLNDFDYISSYIDKYPNKKRVEKSQVKAMFYTMRDINALRRSKTFINKENSNTIFVTKEKYSLYCYVDVFKLFLPHIPYYFGNCDVMIDFQQFKALESHFIMASESKILSPKILQYFRDLLGVHYGYCEKV; translated from the coding sequence ATGACAAAACCAACGCATTTAAGCACAAAAGAGCAAATCAATCTTGGCAGTTTTTACACTGCTGATTTTTTGGTAAATGAAGTCTATATAATGCTTAAAAAACATATAGATTCTAAAAACTATGTGCTGCTTGATAGCTCTTGCGGAAGTGGGAATTTCTTACACGCAGAAGCCATTCTTAAAAGCGGATTTGCCAAAGATAGCTTTAGCAAAATCATAGGAGCTGATATTGATAAAATGGCTTTGCATATTGCCAAACGCACACTAGATTCTAAGGTTATCTTACTTCATAAAAACGCATTGCACAATGTTGCTAGAGAGAATTTTGCTACCACGCAAACTGATAGGCTCATTATTGTGGGTAATCCACCTTATAATGATAGGACTTCTATCGTGCAAAATCATCTTAAAAATAAAGATTCTATACAAATAGATTCTGCTTTGCAACATAGGGATATGGGCATAAGCTTTTTGCGCTCTTATGAGAGATTAAAGGCGGATTTTATCTGTGTTTTGCACCCACTTTCCTATTTGATAAAAAGGACTAATTTTAGTGCATTAAAAGATTTTGTAAAAGCTTACAAACTCATAGGTTCTACAATTATTAGCTCTCAAATTTTTTGCAAAGATTCTAAGGGGTATTTTCCCATAATTATCGCTTTGTATAAAAGGGATAGTAGGGGAATGGATTATGACTATATTTGTAATTTTAATTTTAAGACAATAGATGGAAAAGAATTTAGCCTAAATGATTTTGATTATATCAGTAGCTACATTGATAAATATCCTAATAAAAAGCGCGTGGAAAAATCGCAAGTCAAAGCGATGTTTTACACAATGCGGGATATAAATGCCCTGCGTCGCTCTAAGACTTTTATAAACAAAGAAAATAGCAATACGATTTTTGTAACAAAAGAAAAATATAGCCTTTATTGCTATGTTGATGTGTTTAAATTGTTTTTACCGCATATTCCTTATTATTTTGGAAATTGTGATGTGATGATTGACTTTCAACAATTTAAAGCCCTAGAATCTCACTTTATAATGGCGAGTGAAAGCAAGATTCTAAGCCCTAAGATTTTGCAGTATTTTAGAGATTTACTAGGAGTGCATTATGGATATTGTGAAAAGGTATAG
- a CDS encoding Eco57I restriction-modification methylase domain-containing protein, translating to MTQAHKETLNAIYPLLIDKPNIEEHIMHYALDTIKPQQFDKHQKINSSNIDESIINVFKKHNLPLCLETFNVLFEKLLEQSYKNENGIVFTPKYIADFICKDILKSEVNLDSIKIIDPACGCGIFLISAIELIKEKTHRSIKDIVKNQIFGLDISSINTERVKILLKIMCLMYGETIKDDDINIQCVDSLKENWNMLFNISFDYIVGNPPYVNPHTLSKKQVDFLKNNFKTTSKGVFNIFYAFIEQSIKFLDKNGKIGFIVPNNFLTISAAKPLRDFIEPHLTKLIDLQDNMVFKPIRTYNAIITLDKTNTKSLEYANLSKTNNIKQALQTIHFQTFDKQNVFLEKWRFLDTKTETNIAKIESQFFNFATFINAGIATLRDEVYRVEYDGKQYYRDVNGKRYIIDTELIKPIYKIPEFKNTGQCGYFIFPYAIIKDNAVIIDEVGMQKDFTQTYNYLLTRKDELDSRDKGKINAVAWYAYGRTQGLNRYGKKLLFGTFSSKPNFILIQDKKALFCNGYAVFENPIMEIEILEKIFNSCIMDYYIKHTSYQIEGGYFCYQKKYIEKFSVPFLDSSEKEFLLKSNNQQIDSFLIDKYGLDL from the coding sequence ATGACACAAGCACATAAAGAGACATTGAATGCCATATATCCATTGTTGATAGATAAGCCCAACATAGAAGAACACATTATGCATTATGCACTAGATACAATAAAGCCACAACAATTTGATAAGCATCAAAAAATAAACTCTAGCAACATTGATGAAAGCATTATCAATGTCTTTAAAAAACACAACTTGCCTTTATGTCTTGAAACTTTCAATGTGCTTTTTGAAAAACTTTTAGAGCAATCATACAAAAATGAAAATGGTATTGTTTTTACTCCAAAATATATTGCTGATTTTATTTGTAAAGATATATTGAAAAGTGAAGTAAATTTAGATTCTATAAAAATTATTGACCCAGCTTGTGGTTGCGGAATTTTTTTAATTTCTGCAATAGAGCTTATTAAAGAAAAAACACATAGAAGTATAAAAGATATAGTAAAAAATCAAATTTTTGGATTAGATATAAGTTCTATCAACACTGAAAGAGTAAAAATTTTACTTAAAATTATGTGTTTAATGTATGGTGAAACAATAAAGGATGATGATATAAATATACAATGCGTTGATAGCTTAAAAGAAAATTGGAATATGCTTTTTAACATTTCTTTTGATTATATTGTAGGCAACCCCCCTTATGTAAATCCACACACTTTAAGCAAAAAACAAGTAGATTTTTTAAAAAATAATTTTAAAACAACAAGCAAAGGTGTCTTTAATATTTTTTATGCCTTTATAGAACAAAGTATAAAATTTTTAGATAAAAATGGCAAAATTGGCTTTATTGTGCCAAATAATTTTTTAACCATTAGTGCAGCAAAACCACTGCGAGATTTCATAGAGCCTCATTTGACAAAACTTATTGACTTGCAGGATAATATGGTTTTTAAGCCGATAAGAACTTACAATGCTATTATCACACTTGATAAAACAAACACAAAGAGCTTAGAATATGCAAACTTGTCAAAAACAAATAATATTAAACAAGCCTTGCAAACTATACATTTTCAAACGTTTGATAAGCAGAATGTTTTTTTGGAAAAATGGCGTTTTTTAGATACTAAAACAGAAACTAATATTGCAAAAATAGAAAGTCAGTTTTTTAATTTTGCCACTTTTATCAATGCAGGTATTGCAACACTAAGAGATGAAGTATATAGGGTAGAATATGATGGAAAGCAATATTATAGGGATGTAAATGGTAAAAGATATATTATTGATACAGAATTGATAAAACCGATTTATAAGATTCCAGAATTTAAAAATACGGGGCAGTGTGGCTATTTTATTTTTCCTTACGCAATTATTAAAGATAATGCTGTTATTATTGATGAAGTTGGAATGCAAAAAGATTTTACGCAAACTTACAACTATTTGCTTACCAGAAAAGATGAACTTGACTCGAGAGATAAAGGCAAAATAAATGCAGTAGCTTGGTATGCCTATGGGCGAACACAAGGGCTTAATCGTTATGGTAAAAAATTACTTTTTGGCACTTTTTCATCAAAGCCAAATTTCATATTGATACAAGACAAAAAGGCTTTATTTTGCAACGGTTATGCAGTATTTGAAAATCCTATAATGGAAATTGAAATTTTAGAAAAAATTTTTAATTCTTGTATTATGGATTATTATATTAAACATACAAGCTATCAAATTGAAGGGGGCTATTTTTGTTACCAAAAGAAATATATTGAAAAATTTAGTGTTCCTTTTTTAGACTCTAGTGAGAAGGAATTTTTACTTAAAAGCAATAATCAACAAATTGATAGTTTTTTAATCGACAAATATGGTTTGGATTTGTAA
- a CDS encoding restriction endonuclease, with protein MFVYRFLNDFKTMLEDAIIENGEQGFSNIIRSQKPINCIHEIIKHDLIRCGVDEKNIFPPLNNSKPEIKLAGFLKQKDQDICVTPNNVEKKAILVKWGPLSFENKEDVYGFDFSQHCLVVNMHSQMRSIAKNTDTLFERTFAESLNLHMRYPKMVLGELYVIPIKEYSLELSKSKQIGFENRMVNIEKYISFFHAISGRKDEKDSLWKYEKCCLLIVNLCSKIPFFYNNSYELICDGIISKDFKIEYADIGFHNFTQDLLAQYAKRFDIKNLQTC; from the coding sequence ATGTTTGTTTATAGATTTTTAAATGATTTTAAAACAATGCTTGAAGATGCTATTATAGAAAATGGGGAACAAGGGTTTAGCAATATTATTCGCTCACAAAAACCCATTAATTGTATCCACGAAATTATTAAGCACGATTTGATAAGATGCGGAGTAGATGAGAAAAATATCTTTCCACCACTCAATAACTCAAAACCAGAAATTAAACTCGCAGGGTTTTTAAAACAAAAAGACCAAGATATTTGTGTAACACCAAACAATGTTGAAAAGAAAGCAATTTTAGTAAAATGGGGACCTTTAAGCTTTGAAAATAAAGAAGATGTTTATGGTTTTGATTTTTCTCAACATTGTTTGGTTGTTAATATGCACTCACAAATGAGAAGTATTGCTAAAAATACAGATACACTTTTTGAAAGAACTTTTGCTGAAAGCCTAAACTTGCATATGCGTTATCCAAAAATGGTATTAGGAGAGCTGTATGTTATTCCCATAAAGGAATATAGCCTTGAGTTGTCAAAAAGTAAGCAGATAGGATTTGAAAATAGAATGGTAAATATTGAAAAGTATATTTCATTTTTTCACGCTATAAGCGGTAGAAAAGATGAAAAAGATTCTTTGTGGAAATATGAAAAATGTTGTCTATTGATTGTTAATCTTTGTTCAAAAATACCTTTTTTCTATAACAACAGCTATGAGCTTATTTGTGATGGGATAATATCAAAGGATTTTAAAATAGAATATGCAGATATTGGTTTTCACAATTTTACACAAGACCTACTCGCACAATATGCAAAAAGATTTGATATTAAAAATTTACAAACTTGCTAG
- a CDS encoding R.Pab1 family restriction endonuclease, which translates to MKIQKCENKQIFVEIPLTTQSGKTRVKIRNSFYENGLPTATRQIPFSQKHYIEWQISYDVDKNDKEKLALSTLEQSEFIGANGKTKALYELSEYLYYFTQWRIITESEITNLLAFLQNIKDDEFLDSRSDLQILRSHPISKNILGVEFYESQVKYPLLVHKFNHFDVLVEIIIKEKQRTVGVQPMLYVCFPITELCCNPALLGRVAESKECGLLILDSKDKDFLLETFKIFGMLSKSHNYDVCEIIKIIKVNQIA; encoded by the coding sequence ATGAAAATACAAAAATGTGAAAATAAACAAATCTTTGTAGAAATCCCACTTACCACGCAAAGTGGCAAAACGAGAGTAAAAATACGCAATAGCTTTTATGAAAATGGACTACCTACTGCGACAAGACAGATTCCATTTTCACAAAAACATTATATTGAGTGGCAAATCAGCTATGATGTAGATAAAAATGATAAAGAAAAGTTGGCTTTAAGCACTTTAGAGCAAAGTGAATTTATCGGGGCAAATGGCAAAACAAAAGCCTTGTATGAGCTTAGTGAATATCTTTACTATTTCACGCAATGGAGAATTATCACAGAGAGTGAAATAACAAATTTATTAGCCTTTTTGCAAAATATTAAAGATGATGAATTTTTGGATTCTAGGAGCGATTTGCAGATTTTACGAAGCCACCCTATAAGCAAAAATATTTTAGGTGTGGAATTTTATGAATCTCAAGTCAAATATCCGCTTTTGGTGCATAAATTTAATCATTTTGATGTGCTAGTGGAAATCATCATTAAAGAAAAGCAAAGGACAGTTGGCGTACAGCCTATGCTTTATGTCTGTTTTCCTATCACGGAATTATGTTGCAACCCTGCACTTTTAGGCAGAGTGGCAGAATCTAAAGAATGCGGTTTGCTTATCTTAGATTCTAAGGATAAAGACTTTTTGTTAGAGACTTTTAAAATCTTTGGAATGCTAAGTAAAAGTCATAACTATGATGTGTGTGAGATTATAAAGATTATAAAAGTTAATCAAATAGCTTGA
- a CDS encoding site-specific DNA-methyltransferase produces the protein MQEAGLIEWSKNNNPRKKVYVNECKGKKIQDIWEFKDSQNQAYPTEKNRAMLRRIIAMSSNMDSRVMDCFCGGGGFLQEALNLGRNFIGIDESIEAIRLNQQWIKKSKTHLFSRNIALIKNQSYIK, from the coding sequence TTGCAAGAAGCAGGGCTAATTGAATGGAGTAAAAATAATAATCCACGCAAGAAAGTTTATGTAAATGAATGCAAGGGCAAAAAGATACAAGATATTTGGGAGTTTAAAGATTCTCAAAATCAAGCCTATCCCACTGAAAAAAATAGAGCAATGCTAAGGCGTATTATTGCGATGTCATCAAATATGGATTCTAGGGTTATGGATTGCTTTTGTGGTGGGGGAGGATTTTTACAAGAAGCCCTAAATTTAGGTAGAAATTTTATCGGTATTGATGAAAGCATTGAAGCAATAAGGCTTAATCAACAATGGATAAAGAAAAGTAAAACTCATTTGTTTAGTCGTAATATTGCTTTGATTAAGAATCAATCTTATATTAAGTAG
- the solA gene encoding N-methyl-L-tryptophan oxidase, with translation MLYDIVIIGSGTVGAFAGYYAARAGKKVCLIDKFETPHTLGSYHGDTRIFRIAYGEGGKYIPLLQEAYTLWGEFEKAHKIKLFERGGLLNVGSYENDFMQNILTSIKEFKLNTKQLNAKEIYENYGIRVAKDFFGVLEPDTGFVYSDLSVSRAVLEARNLGADILIDTLKNVDKKEDIFTLHFENKEKIKAKQILICAGSFVSEVLNCFDFELAPVSVGAKRKVVHWYESLGHYPISKLSSFIIEFEDDHFYGFYDFKDGLKIGRDQSGQLINSREERKDFGAYEEDFREIDRYIKNFFPKIGSFKKGSVCSYPLSMDNDFIIDFLSENIFFIGGLSHGFKFAPVLGNLGFKTLNSGRLNEDIQKHFGLNRFKI, from the coding sequence ATGCTTTATGATATAGTTATTATTGGAAGTGGCACGGTAGGAGCTTTTGCGGGATATTATGCAGCAAGGGCTGGAAAAAAGGTATGTTTAATTGATAAATTTGAAACACCCCATACGCTAGGATCTTATCACGGCGATACGCGTATTTTTCGCATTGCTTATGGGGAGGGGGGTAAATATATCCCCCTTTTACAAGAAGCTTATACGCTTTGGGGAGAATTTGAAAAGGCACATAAGATTAAGCTTTTTGAGCGTGGTGGGCTTTTAAATGTAGGTAGTTACGAGAATGATTTTATGCAAAATATTCTTACAAGCATTAAAGAATTTAAACTCAACACAAAACAACTTAACGCTAAAGAAATTTATGAAAATTACGGCATTAGGGTTGCAAAGGATTTTTTTGGCGTTTTAGAGCCTGATACAGGGTTTGTTTATAGTGATTTAAGCGTAAGTCGTGCGGTTTTAGAGGCTAGGAACTTGGGTGCAGATATTTTAATCGACACTCTTAAAAATGTGGATAAAAAAGAAGATATTTTTACCCTGCATTTTGAAAATAAAGAAAAAATTAAGGCAAAGCAAATTTTAATTTGTGCAGGAAGTTTTGTAAGCGAGGTTTTAAACTGCTTTGATTTTGAATTAGCCCCTGTGAGTGTTGGGGCGAAAAGAAAGGTGGTGCATTGGTATGAAAGCTTGGGACATTATCCCATTTCAAAACTTTCATCATTTATTATAGAATTTGAAGATGACCATTTTTACGGATTTTATGATTTTAAAGACGGACTTAAAATTGGACGTGATCAAAGCGGACAGCTTATTAATAGCAGGGAGGAGCGTAAGGATTTTGGTGCTTATGAAGAGGATTTTAGGGAGATAGATAGGTATATTAAGAACTTTTTTCCTAAAATAGGCTCTTTTAAAAAAGGAAGTGTTTGTAGTTATCCTTTGAGTATGGATAATGATTTTATAATTGATTTTTTAAGCGAAAATATTTTTTTCATCGGCGGTTTAAGCCACGGTTTTAAATTTGCTCCTGTGCTTGGAAATTTAGGCTTTAAAACCTTAAATTCTGGTAGGTTAAATGAAGATATTCAAAAGCATTTTGGTTTAAATCGTTTTAAAATTTAA
- a CDS encoding UbiX family flavin prenyltransferase, whose translation MKVLLGITGSSSVHLGLKTLENLEQKAELFCIISKGAKKSFEAEKKQNLEQIVQRFKRCVFLDNEDLSTGVSSGSFGIDKTIIAPCSISTLAKIHAGFCDTLLTRACAVALKERKKLILAVREMPFSTLNLEHMAKLSLMGVMIAPPVYASYSKIKNLEDLENFIVGKWLDLLEIKHDLYKRWS comes from the coding sequence ATGAAAGTTTTATTAGGAATTACTGGTTCTAGCAGTGTGCATTTAGGACTTAAAACACTTGAAAATTTAGAACAAAAAGCTGAACTTTTTTGCATTATTAGCAAGGGGGCAAAAAAAAGTTTTGAGGCAGAAAAAAAACAAAATTTAGAGCAAATTGTCCAGCGGTTTAAACGCTGCGTTTTTTTAGATAATGAGGATTTAAGCACAGGGGTTTCAAGTGGCTCTTTTGGCATAGACAAAACCATCATTGCTCCCTGCTCCATTTCAACATTGGCTAAAATTCACGCTGGTTTTTGCGATACTTTACTAACAAGGGCTTGTGCCGTAGCCTTAAAGGAGCGTAAAAAACTCATTTTAGCCGTGCGTGAAATGCCTTTTTCTACGCTAAATTTAGAACATATGGCAAAACTTTCTTTAATGGGTGTTATGATAGCACCGCCTGTTTATGCGAGTTATAGCAAAATAAAAAATTTGGAAGATTTAGAGAATTTTATTGTTGGAAAATGGCTTGATTTACTAGAAATTAAGCACGATTTATATAAAAGATGGAGTTAA
- the flgA gene encoding flagellar basal body P-ring formation chaperone FlgA, translated as MRKICFVFLFLWQILEAGNLDLVKAALIKEYQNNFPQIIINQIDLKITSLPKDFESFEFLRIANGKFNKAQGFVRAEFKTPQNISKNVFFRYFIRANLEVLRSTRAIKRGDRIGAFDYRIVMMDFDKVPSNALNKEDLNNLLAKNNISKNTILRQNMFKTTAIIKRNDQVIGVLKDKGIDVLIELVSLQSANLGERIRVKSKDGKVMQGIVMGKNRVLLQ; from the coding sequence ATGAGGAAAATTTGTTTTGTTTTTTTGTTTTTATGGCAAATTTTAGAGGCTGGAAATTTAGACCTAGTTAAAGCCGCCCTAATCAAAGAATATCAAAATAATTTTCCTCAAATTATTATCAATCAAATTGATTTAAAAATTACTTCTTTGCCTAAAGATTTTGAAAGCTTTGAATTTTTACGCATTGCTAATGGCAAATTTAATAAAGCTCAAGGCTTTGTAAGGGCGGAATTTAAAACCCCGCAAAATATCTCCAAAAATGTTTTTTTTCGTTATTTTATCCGTGCCAATTTAGAAGTTTTGCGTAGCACGAGGGCGATAAAAAGAGGAGATAGAATCGGTGCGTTTGATTATAGAATTGTTATGATGGATTTTGATAAAGTCCCAAGCAATGCCTTAAACAAGGAAGACTTAAATAATCTTCTTGCAAAAAATAATATTAGCAAAAATACAATCTTAAGACAAAATATGTTTAAAACTACGGCTATCATTAAAAGAAATGATCAAGTTATAGGCGTTTTAAAGGATAAAGGTATAGATGTCTTAATTGAGCTTGTTTCTTTACAAAGTGCAAATTTGGGCGAGAGAATTCGCGTTAAAAGTAAGGACGGCAAGGTAATGCAAGGCATTGTTATGGGGAAAAATAGGGTTTTATTACAATGA